The following proteins are encoded in a genomic region of Chloracidobacterium sp.:
- a CDS encoding ABC transporter ATP-binding protein, producing MEYAVEINGLSKQYETGFWRKKRVLALDGLTLNVRAGQIFGFLGGNGAGKTTTIKTLMRLQFPTAGSAKILGRDIGDVAMHRRIGYCPENPYFYDYLTAFELLNYFAELFGSTKQQRQARAEELLYAVGLQEKDWHRQLRKFSKGMLQRVGLAQALINDPEVIFMDEPMSGLDPVGRREIRELIAGLRDKGKTVFMSTHILTDIEALCDEVAILRGGRLAAFGDLNELLIGAGDERGLEIIVKGVTADAIRERIEFVAGAVLVSKPKGVTITILDESDIDAVLAITREAGGRLISIHPVKQSLEELFVTQAHSEVK from the coding sequence ATGGAATACGCAGTCGAGATAAACGGACTTTCGAAGCAGTATGAGACGGGCTTTTGGCGGAAAAAGCGTGTGCTTGCCCTCGATGGCCTCACGTTGAACGTCCGCGCCGGGCAGATCTTCGGATTTCTTGGCGGAAACGGCGCAGGCAAGACCACAACGATCAAGACATTGATGCGGCTGCAGTTCCCGACGGCCGGTTCTGCAAAGATACTCGGCCGCGATATCGGTGATGTCGCTATGCATCGCCGCATCGGCTATTGTCCCGAGAATCCGTATTTTTACGACTATTTGACCGCGTTCGAGCTGCTGAATTACTTTGCAGAACTATTCGGATCTACAAAACAGCAGCGACAGGCGAGAGCAGAGGAACTGCTTTACGCAGTAGGCCTGCAGGAAAAGGATTGGCACCGCCAGCTTCGAAAATTCTCGAAGGGAATGCTCCAGCGCGTAGGGCTTGCGCAGGCGTTGATCAACGATCCTGAGGTCATCTTTATGGATGAGCCGATGAGCGGCCTCGACCCTGTGGGACGCCGTGAGATCCGGGAACTTATCGCAGGCCTGCGTGACAAGGGCAAGACGGTCTTTATGTCAACGCACATTCTTACAGACATCGAGGCCCTTTGCGACGAAGTTGCGATCCTTCGCGGCGGTAGGCTTGCGGCGTTCGGCGACCTAAACGAGCTGCTGATCGGAGCGGGCGATGAGCGCGGGCTTGAGATCATTGTTAAAGGAGTTACGGCTGATGCGATCCGTGAGCGTATAGAGTTCGTTGCCGGAGCCGTGCTTGTCTCGAAGCCGAAAGGTGTTACGATCACCATCCTCGACGAATCGGATATCGACGCCGTGCTCGCCATTACCCGAGAAGCAGGCGGCAGGCTGATCTCCATACATCCTGTAAAGCAGTCGCTCGAAGAACTGTTCGTTACGCAGGCTCATTCGGAAGTGAAGTAA
- the pyrR gene encoding bifunctional pyr operon transcriptional regulator/uracil phosphoribosyltransferase PyrR, whose translation MVEKTRIMDSTAIKRALRRLATEIVEKTNGAPDLYLVGIRRRGVPLAERLRDNIEALEGHRPAYGILDITLYRDDLSTVGANPVVNRTELAEDIEGKNIILVDDVLYTGRTIRAALDQLMDFGRPRKVQLAVLVDRGREHRELPIQADFVGTHVSTKQSEIIKVMLKEFDEVEAVGIFERPA comes from the coding sequence CTGGTCGAAAAGACCCGCATCATGGATTCTACGGCGATCAAGCGAGCTCTTCGGCGTCTTGCGACAGAGATCGTCGAGAAAACTAACGGTGCTCCCGACCTTTATCTTGTCGGGATCCGCCGCCGCGGAGTGCCGCTCGCCGAGCGTTTACGCGACAACATCGAAGCTCTCGAAGGCCATCGCCCCGCATACGGCATACTCGACATAACATTGTACCGCGACGACCTTTCGACGGTCGGGGCCAATCCGGTCGTGAACCGGACCGAGCTTGCCGAGGATATCGAAGGCAAGAATATCATCCTCGTCGATGACGTACTTTATACGGGCCGGACGATCCGAGCCGCGCTCGATCAGCTTATGGATTTCGGCAGGCCGCGCAAAGTACAGCTTGCCGTGCTTGTTGATCGCGGCCGCGAACATCGCGAGCTGCCGATCCAAGCTGATTTTGTCGGCACGCATGTCTCGACAAAGCAAAGCGAGATCATAAAGGTGATGCTCAAGGAGTTCGACGAGGTCGAGGCAGTTGGTATCTTCGAAAGGCCGGCTTGA
- the fabD gene encoding ACP S-malonyltransferase — translation MSKTAYIFPGQGSQSVGMGKDLYDTFPAARSVFEEADDALGFSLSDLCFSGDESELQLTANTQPAILTVSVAAYRAAIAEGLAVPAVAAGHSLGEYSALVAAGMMEFSDAVRTVRLRGTYMQEAVPVGVGAMAAILGLGIEEVDAGCSEAAEGMVCSAANINSPSQIVIAGNAEAVERACVILKEKGAKRAIMLNVSAPFHCALMMPAQERLAADLAKVNFRDGAYPVVHNVDAGPNSRGAAAADKLIRQVSSPVRWLESVKGLIASGVDNFVEIGPGKVLTGLVRQIDREVRYANIENTEGLNSALDNN, via the coding sequence ATGTCCAAGACCGCGTATATTTTTCCCGGCCAAGGCAGCCAGTCGGTCGGAATGGGGAAAGACCTTTACGACACATTCCCCGCAGCACGAAGTGTTTTTGAGGAAGCTGATGATGCGTTAGGCTTCAGCTTGTCCGACCTGTGCTTTTCAGGTGATGAGTCGGAACTTCAGCTAACGGCGAATACCCAGCCGGCGATATTGACAGTGTCGGTTGCCGCGTATCGTGCGGCGATCGCTGAAGGTTTGGCCGTACCGGCGGTTGCGGCAGGACACAGCCTCGGCGAATATTCGGCGCTTGTTGCCGCCGGTATGATGGAATTTTCGGATGCGGTCCGTACTGTACGGCTCCGAGGCACGTATATGCAGGAAGCGGTGCCTGTCGGCGTCGGCGCAATGGCCGCCATCCTCGGACTCGGCATTGAGGAGGTTGATGCCGGATGCAGCGAGGCGGCTGAAGGCATGGTTTGCAGTGCTGCAAATATCAATTCGCCGTCGCAGATCGTTATCGCGGGAAATGCCGAAGCCGTAGAACGCGCGTGCGTGATATTAAAGGAAAAAGGTGCGAAAAGGGCCATTATGCTGAATGTTTCCGCACCGTTCCACTGTGCGCTGATGATGCCTGCGCAAGAGAGGCTTGCGGCAGATCTCGCAAAAGTGAATTTTAGGGACGGAGCGTATCCGGTCGTCCACAATGTCGATGCCGGGCCGAATTCGCGAGGGGCGGCGGCAGCCGATAAACTGATTCGGCAGGTGTCGTCGCCGGTCAGATGGCTCGAGTCGGTCAAAGGGTTGATAGCTTCCGGCGTTGATAATTTTGTCGAGATCGGGCCGGGAAAGGTGCTTACCGGGCTTGTACGACAGATCGACCGCGAAGTAAGATACGCAAATATCGAAAATACCGAAGGGTTGAATTCTGCGTTGGATAATAATTAG
- a CDS encoding acyl carrier protein: protein MSEIQDKIKEIIVDELGVDEAEVTENARFIEDLGADSLDLVELVMRFEEEFDIEIPDEESEKIQSVRDAYAYVEQHKA from the coding sequence ATGTCGGAAATACAAGATAAGATCAAAGAGATCATCGTTGATGAATTGGGTGTAGATGAAGCCGAAGTTACCGAAAATGCTCGGTTCATTGAAGACCTTGGGGCAGACTCGCTTGATCTTGTGGAACTTGTGATGCGTTTCGAAGAGGAGTTCGATATCGAGATACCGGACGAAGAGTCTGAGAAGATCCAGAGCGTACGGGACGCTTACGCGTACGTCGAGCAGCATAAGGCGTGA
- a CDS encoding RluA family pseudouridine synthase, with translation MEERHLIVVPDELRKMRLEDALLTLFPRVSKMYIRELVRGGRCEVNGREENIGRRLRAGDLIEIDVDAARGTAMRPEVMALDIVFEDAHILVVNKPAGMLMHPSHRENTRTLLNGVVHHLNDGRERIIRPGLPHRLDKQTSGLVVIAKTPKAHRRLSAGFMRKLVEKRYLAVVEGIVTADSDTIFAPIGRYAELKHWSVKDDGKHSESRFLVRERRYDTTLLELEPVTGRTNQLRIHCELIGHPIVGDIERGGRRAERLFLHAFRLCFKHPATGEMMEFERAAEF, from the coding sequence ATGGAAGAGCGTCATTTGATAGTTGTGCCCGACGAACTGCGAAAGATGCGGCTTGAGGACGCGCTTCTCACTCTTTTTCCGCGCGTGAGCAAGATGTACATACGCGAGCTTGTACGCGGCGGCCGTTGCGAGGTGAACGGACGCGAAGAGAACATCGGCCGGCGGCTTCGGGCGGGTGATCTGATCGAGATCGATGTTGATGCGGCTCGCGGTACGGCGATGCGGCCCGAGGTGATGGCGCTGGACATCGTGTTCGAGGACGCGCACATACTTGTCGTGAACAAACCTGCGGGTATGCTGATGCATCCGTCGCACCGCGAGAACACACGGACGCTGCTCAACGGCGTCGTCCACCATCTTAATGACGGCCGTGAACGGATCATTCGTCCGGGACTTCCGCATCGCCTTGATAAACAGACCTCAGGGCTTGTTGTGATCGCAAAAACGCCGAAAGCCCACCGCAGGCTGTCGGCCGGCTTTATGCGCAAGCTGGTCGAGAAGCGTTACCTCGCGGTTGTGGAAGGCATCGTAACGGCTGATTCGGACACGATCTTTGCTCCGATCGGCAGGTACGCGGAATTGAAACATTGGAGCGTAAAGGACGACGGCAAACATTCGGAATCGCGCTTTCTTGTGCGTGAACGCCGCTATGACACGACGCTTCTTGAGCTTGAACCCGTTACGGGCCGCACCAATCAGCTGCGTATCCACTGCGAATTGATCGGCCATCCGATCGTAGGCGACATTGAACGCGGCGGCCGGCGTGCCGAACGCCTTTTCCTGCATGCTTTTCGTCTTTGCTTCAAGCATCCGGCAACCGGCGAGATGATGGAATTCGAACGCGCGGCCGAGTTCTGA
- a CDS encoding DUF177 domain-containing protein codes for MIIELASVTERPKVIERAFTEGEIDLDLEDAKAVGRTDLHGVAQRIEGKAHISGRLTANVEFACVRCLQTTLFKIDAEFDDVFIEPDAEGETDVSLEAEELDESYALDGRIDIAEAVREQIILALPDRPLCGEDCKGLCPKCGTDLNLIKCNCITSDTDPRWAALKQIR; via the coding sequence ATGATCATTGAACTTGCAAGCGTTACCGAAAGGCCGAAGGTGATCGAGCGGGCCTTTACCGAAGGCGAGATCGACCTTGACCTCGAGGATGCAAAGGCGGTGGGCCGAACCGATCTTCACGGCGTTGCTCAACGCATCGAAGGGAAAGCTCACATTTCGGGCCGATTGACCGCGAATGTTGAATTCGCCTGTGTGCGCTGCTTGCAGACGACATTGTTTAAGATAGATGCGGAGTTCGATGATGTTTTTATCGAGCCGGATGCCGAAGGCGAAACGGATGTTTCGCTCGAAGCGGAAGAACTTGATGAAAGCTACGCGCTTGATGGCAGAATTGACATTGCCGAGGCCGTACGTGAGCAGATCATTCTCGCTTTGCCCGACCGGCCGCTGTGCGGCGAAGATTGTAAAGGTTTGTGTCCGAAGTGTGGAACGGACCTTAATTTGATAAAATGTAATTGTATTACATCTGATACGGACCCTCGCTGGGCCGCTCTTAAGCAGATCCGCTGA
- the rpmF gene encoding 50S ribosomal protein L32, protein MPNPKRRHSHARTRTRRAHDALSTPQFYIDKDSGEAKVPHRIDTKTGTYKGRKIINVKESE, encoded by the coding sequence ATGCCAAATCCGAAACGACGACATTCACATGCACGCACCCGTACGCGCCGAGCGCACGATGCTCTGAGCACGCCCCAGTTCTATATTGATAAGGACTCGGGTGAGGCAAAGGTGCCGCATCGCATTGACACAAAGACGGGTACCTATAAGGGCCGCAAGATCATCAACGTCAAAGAAAGCGAATAA
- a CDS encoding ketoacyl-ACP synthase III, producing MTDLRAGIIGMGHSYPDGILTNADLEKLVDTNDEWITTRTGIKQRHKAAPDEYTSQFGVKAALQAIERSGLKPEDIDVIVCATTTPDQILPSTGALIQAKIGAVNAAGMDVFAACSGFLYGITMVESMIRTGAIKYALVIGAEVLTKYVDYTDRTTCVIFGDGAGAAVLGPVTGGKGILATKIKSDGRYEEQLYSPGGGTKLGTTHETIDNRDHFFKMKGNELFKVAVRSMADISAEMIEKAGLTIDDIDLVIPHQANQRITDAVASRLGVPDEKVYSNIAEHGNTSSASIPIAMDECIEAGRIKEGTIVLLTAFGGGVTWGGTVIRF from the coding sequence ATGACTGACCTACGTGCGGGCATCATCGGCATGGGACATTCTTATCCCGACGGCATTCTTACCAATGCCGATCTGGAAAAGCTTGTCGATACCAACGATGAATGGATAACTACGCGTACCGGGATCAAGCAGCGCCATAAGGCTGCTCCGGACGAATATACGTCGCAGTTCGGCGTCAAAGCGGCGCTTCAGGCGATCGAGCGTTCAGGCCTTAAGCCCGAGGATATCGACGTTATAGTTTGTGCGACGACAACGCCGGATCAGATATTGCCTTCGACGGGAGCTCTCATTCAAGCAAAGATCGGGGCTGTCAATGCGGCCGGCATGGACGTTTTTGCGGCGTGTTCCGGGTTTTTGTACGGTATAACGATGGTTGAATCGATGATCCGTACCGGTGCGATCAAGTATGCGTTGGTCATCGGTGCTGAGGTCTTGACGAAGTACGTCGATTACACCGACCGCACAACGTGCGTCATCTTCGGCGATGGCGCGGGTGCCGCTGTCCTTGGGCCTGTGACGGGCGGTAAGGGCATTCTGGCAACAAAGATCAAGTCGGACGGCCGCTACGAAGAGCAGCTTTACTCGCCCGGCGGCGGAACGAAGCTGGGGACGACCCATGAGACGATCGATAATCGCGATCATTTCTTCAAAATGAAGGGAAATGAGCTGTTCAAGGTCGCGGTTCGTTCAATGGCAGATATTTCGGCCGAAATGATCGAAAAGGCCGGGTTGACCATTGATGATATCGACCTTGTGATACCGCATCAGGCCAATCAGCGCATCACCGACGCGGTTGCTTCGCGTTTGGGTGTTCCTGATGAAAAGGTATATTCGAATATTGCGGAGCACGGCAACACTTCATCGGCATCCATACCGATCGCGATGGATGAGTGCATCGAGGCCGGAAGGATCAAAGAGGGCACGATCGTGCTTCTCACAGCCTTTGGCGGCGGTGTCACTTGGGGCGGTACCGTGATCAGATTTTAG
- a CDS encoding quinone-dependent dihydroorotate dehydrogenase gives MWEKIIRRAMFSLDAERAHELGALALRSGVAGALAGAFEPDEILRTDAFGLSFKTPLGIAAGFDKNGVLIDALAALGFGFVEAGTVTFRPQDGNAKPRLFRLPDDEALINRLGFNNAGAEAVAANIKRSARNCVIGVNIGKNRDVPNEEAAENYLAAFEMVHPAADYIAVNISSPNTPKLRELQQAESLDELLAALQRRNAELGRKPLLVKIAPDLTGDQIRAAAAACLKHEIDAIIATNTTISREGLRTRDPAQLGEGGLSGRPLRERSNAVIAEIFRYTDGKLPIVGVGGIFNAADALEKITSGASLIQAYTGFVYNGPSFARHVAGGLAELLKEHGYARLTDAVGAAVKR, from the coding sequence ATCTGGGAGAAAATAATACGTCGTGCGATGTTCTCGCTCGATGCGGAACGGGCACACGAGCTTGGTGCGCTGGCATTGCGCAGCGGTGTCGCCGGCGCTCTCGCAGGTGCGTTCGAGCCGGACGAGATCTTGCGGACCGACGCGTTCGGGCTGTCGTTCAAAACGCCGCTCGGCATCGCCGCGGGCTTCGATAAGAACGGCGTGCTGATCGATGCACTCGCCGCTCTCGGCTTTGGCTTTGTCGAGGCCGGAACCGTGACCTTCCGCCCGCAGGACGGCAACGCCAAGCCGCGGCTGTTTCGCTTGCCGGATGACGAAGCACTTATCAATCGCCTTGGTTTTAACAATGCGGGAGCCGAAGCGGTTGCCGCAAATATCAAAAGATCGGCCCGCAATTGCGTTATCGGCGTAAATATCGGCAAAAACCGCGATGTGCCGAACGAAGAGGCCGCCGAGAACTATCTTGCCGCCTTTGAGATGGTTCATCCTGCCGCCGACTATATTGCCGTGAATATCTCGTCGCCGAATACGCCGAAATTACGTGAACTTCAGCAGGCAGAGAGCCTTGATGAACTGCTTGCGGCTTTGCAGCGCAGGAACGCGGAGCTTGGCCGCAAGCCTCTGTTAGTGAAGATCGCTCCTGACCTGACAGGTGACCAGATACGAGCCGCCGCCGCCGCCTGTCTCAAGCACGAGATCGACGCCATTATCGCAACGAACACGACCATTTCGCGTGAAGGGCTGAGGACACGCGATCCTGCACAGCTCGGTGAGGGCGGGCTTTCGGGGCGGCCGCTGCGTGAACGGTCGAACGCTGTGATCGCGGAGATTTTTCGGTACACCGATGGGAAGTTGCCGATCGTCGGCGTCGGCGGCATCTTTAATGCGGCAGACGCGCTCGAGAAGATAACGTCCGGCGCTTCGCTGATTCAGGCGTACACGGGCTTTGTCTATAACGGACCGAGCTTTGCGCGGCACGTCGCGGGCGGGCTTGCGGAATTGCTGAAGGAGCACGGATATGCACGTCTCACTGACGCGGTCGGAGCCGCCGTTAAACGCTAA
- a CDS encoding aspartate carbamoyltransferase catalytic subunit, whose product MSADFHTKDEKPFRRRDLLGIRSLTPEAIVGILDTAETFSEISEREVKKVPALRGKTVINLFFENSTRTRTSFELAAKRLSADAVNISVASSSVTKGETLLDTALNLDAMAPDCIVVRHSSAGVPHQLAKVSRAAIVNAGDGANEHPTQALLDAMTIRERKGGFGGLEVAIIGDILHSRVARSNIHLLTKLGSRVRVAGPGTLVPKNFASLTDNRMHDAEGRSAEPPLTVCGSIEQAIDGADVVMILRIQRERQDAAFFPSLSEYSIHYGLTNERLSLAKRDAIVLHPGPMNRGIEIASEVADSSRSLILDQVKYGVAVRMAVLYLATGGSPTAP is encoded by the coding sequence ATGAGTGCTGATTTTCACACAAAGGACGAAAAACCATTCCGCAGACGCGATCTGCTTGGCATACGCAGCCTAACGCCCGAGGCGATCGTGGGCATTCTCGACACAGCGGAAACATTCAGCGAAATTTCCGAACGCGAGGTCAAGAAGGTGCCGGCGCTTCGCGGCAAGACGGTGATAAACCTTTTCTTTGAGAATTCCACGCGAACACGCACCTCGTTCGAGCTTGCGGCGAAGCGGCTCTCGGCGGATGCAGTGAACATCAGCGTCGCCTCATCCAGCGTAACGAAAGGCGAAACGCTGCTCGACACGGCGTTGAACCTCGACGCGATGGCGCCTGACTGCATCGTCGTACGTCATTCTTCGGCGGGCGTGCCGCATCAGCTTGCAAAGGTGAGCCGCGCGGCGATAGTCAACGCGGGCGACGGTGCCAACGAACATCCGACACAGGCTTTGCTCGATGCGATGACGATCCGCGAACGCAAAGGCGGTTTCGGCGGGCTTGAGGTCGCGATCATCGGCGACATTCTTCACAGCCGCGTCGCGCGATCCAACATCCATTTGCTTACAAAGCTCGGCTCGCGTGTGCGTGTCGCAGGCCCGGGCACGCTGGTCCCGAAGAACTTTGCTTCACTCACGGACAACCGGATGCATGACGCGGAAGGTCGAAGCGCGGAGCCGCCGCTCACGGTTTGCGGCAGTATCGAGCAGGCGATAGATGGGGCCGACGTCGTTATGATCCTTCGCATACAGCGCGAACGCCAGGACGCCGCGTTCTTCCCGAGCCTGAGCGAGTATTCGATCCATTACGGCTTGACGAATGAGCGTTTGAGCCTTGCAAAGCGTGACGCTATCGTCCTGCATCCCGGGCCGATGAACCGCGGCATCGAGATAGCATCGGAGGTTGCCGACAGTTCCCGTTCGCTGATCCTCGACCAAGTAAAATACGGCGTCGCGGTACGCATGGCGGTGCTTTACCTTGCGACAGGAGGCAGCCCGACCGCACCTTAG
- a CDS encoding TerC family protein: MEWITDPQIWLAFITLSVLELVLGIDNIIFISILSGKLPEADQPRARFIGLALALVMRVLLLLSLTWMMGLVAPLFTVAGVEFSGRSIILLVGGLFLIFKSTHEIHGSLEASEGEQRRSFYSGFAAVIIQIMLLDIVFSLDSVITAIGMSNNIWVMIAAVVVAIIAMMLFAGPIGAFVLRHPSVKMLALAFLLMIGLTLIADGLGFHIPKGYVYFAMAFSVFVEMLNLRIRKTTDAVQLHTSYTPDREPSA; encoded by the coding sequence ATGGAGTGGATAACTGATCCCCAGATCTGGCTCGCGTTCATCACGCTTTCGGTGCTCGAACTCGTCCTCGGCATCGACAATATCATCTTTATCTCGATACTTTCGGGCAAACTGCCCGAAGCGGATCAGCCGCGAGCTCGCTTTATAGGCCTTGCGCTCGCACTCGTGATGCGCGTCCTGCTGCTGCTCTCGCTTACGTGGATGATGGGCCTTGTCGCGCCGCTTTTCACGGTCGCGGGTGTTGAATTCTCGGGCCGCAGCATAATACTTCTCGTCGGCGGCCTTTTCCTTATCTTTAAGAGTACGCACGAGATACACGGTTCGCTCGAAGCCTCGGAAGGCGAACAGCGGCGCTCGTTCTATTCGGGTTTTGCCGCGGTCATCATTCAAATAATGCTGCTCGACATCGTATTCTCGCTCGATTCGGTCATTACGGCCATCGGTATGTCGAACAACATTTGGGTAATGATCGCAGCGGTCGTTGTCGCGATCATCGCGATGATGCTCTTTGCAGGGCCGATCGGCGCCTTTGTTCTGCGCCATCCGTCCGTCAAGATGCTTGCCCTCGCCTTTCTGCTGATGATCGGCCTTACGCTAATCGCTGACGGCCTCGGCTTTCATATTCCAAAAGGCTACGTCTATTTCGCGATGGCTTTCTCGGTCTTTGTCGAGATGCTGAACCTTCGCATCAGAAAGACGACCGATGCCGTACAGCTCCATACGTCGTACACGCCGGATCGCGAACCCTCGGCATAG
- a CDS encoding dihydroorotase, translating to MKLLITNGHVIDPSAQVNGGRSLLIEDGRIAALLSPGEAAPEGCEVFDAGGLVVAPGFIDMHVHLREPGHEHKETIASGCAAAVAGGWTSVCPMPNTDPVNDNAAITRYMIEQAERAGLANVFPIGAVTKDSAGSELAEMGEMKAAGAVAVSDDGRPVASAGIMRRAMQYAADFSLPVIDHCEDKSLSAGGVMHEGRISLLLGLKGMPALAEEVDVVRDLLLAKETGAHIHIAHVSTKGAVEAVRRAKQEGIRVTCEVTPHHFTLTDEAVAGLGDGHSPDSAYDTNTKMAPPLRSEQHRQAVVEAIADGTIDAIATDHAPHHADEKALEYDRAPFGITGLETAVGLAFERLVHTGVIGIERLVELCSTNPARIFGLEGRGSLAPGSIADITILDPDHAWKFSVADSRSKSKNTPFDGRAFTGKAVATIISGRIAFRLP from the coding sequence ATGAAACTACTGATAACGAACGGCCATGTCATTGATCCTTCCGCACAAGTGAACGGCGGCCGCAGCCTGCTGATCGAGGACGGACGCATCGCGGCGCTGCTCTCGCCCGGCGAAGCAGCGCCCGAGGGCTGCGAAGTTTTTGACGCAGGCGGCCTTGTCGTTGCTCCGGGTTTTATCGATATGCACGTACATTTGCGTGAGCCGGGCCACGAGCACAAGGAGACGATCGCGTCGGGCTGCGCCGCGGCCGTCGCCGGCGGATGGACAAGCGTTTGTCCGATGCCGAATACCGATCCCGTCAACGACAACGCGGCGATCACGCGATATATGATCGAGCAGGCCGAGCGTGCGGGCCTCGCCAACGTCTTCCCCATCGGCGCCGTTACAAAGGATTCCGCGGGCAGTGAACTTGCAGAAATGGGCGAGATGAAGGCGGCCGGAGCCGTTGCGGTTTCGGATGACGGCCGGCCTGTGGCGAGCGCGGGCATTATGCGGCGGGCTATGCAGTACGCGGCGGATTTCTCGCTGCCGGTGATAGATCATTGCGAGGACAAGTCCCTCTCCGCGGGCGGCGTTATGCACGAAGGCCGCATCTCGCTGCTGCTCGGACTAAAAGGAATGCCCGCCTTGGCGGAGGAAGTCGATGTCGTACGCGACCTTTTGCTTGCGAAGGAAACAGGTGCGCATATTCACATCGCACACGTTTCGACAAAGGGTGCGGTCGAAGCGGTCAGACGTGCGAAGCAGGAAGGCATTCGCGTTACGTGCGAGGTAACGCCGCATCACTTTACGCTGACTGACGAGGCTGTCGCGGGCCTGGGCGACGGGCATTCGCCTGATTCCGCGTACGATACGAACACAAAAATGGCACCGCCGCTTCGCAGCGAACAGCACCGTCAAGCCGTCGTCGAAGCGATAGCCGACGGCACCATCGACGCGATCGCGACCGACCACGCACCGCACCACGCCGACGAAAAGGCGCTCGAATACGATCGTGCGCCGTTCGGCATCACGGGGCTTGAGACCGCGGTCGGCCTCGCGTTCGAAAGGCTCGTCCACACCGGCGTCATCGGCATTGAAAGGCTTGTCGAACTCTGCTCAACGAATCCCGCACGCATCTTCGGCCTCGAAGGCCGCGGGTCGCTCGCTCCCGGTTCCATCGCCGACATCACGATCCTCGACCCCGATCACGCGTGGAAATTCAGCGTCGCCGACTCGCGTTCGAAGTCGAAGAACACGCCGTTTGACGGCCGTGCCTTCACCGGCAAAGCCGTCGCGACGATCATCTCCGGCCGGATCGCGTTCAGACTGCCTTGA